One Fundulus heteroclitus isolate FHET01 chromosome 11, MU-UCD_Fhet_4.1, whole genome shotgun sequence DNA segment encodes these proteins:
- the LOC105918025 gene encoding sodium- and chloride-dependent GABA transporter 2, whose amino-acid sequence MATSGMKGSAIVCVPNGYAQKVKEVNGRGHWGTKTEFILTVMGAIIGPGNIWRFPYLCYKNGGGVFFIPYILFIFTCGIPLFFLETALGQYTSQGGITCWRQICPLFQGIGYASHLIIAFSATSYIMILTWAFFYLFSSFSSDLPWASCGNYWNSDSCFDNRLNLSMKSKLNSTLPVVEFWQQRVLKISGGIEEMGGVRWELALCLLLSWIICYFCVWKGIKSTGKAAYFTATFPYVMLFILLIRGVTLPGALDGIIYYLYPDVSRLSDPQVWMDAGTQIFFSYAIGLGFLTSLGSYNTYNNNCYKDCFYLCLLNSGTSIVAGFAIFSVLGFMTYEQGVDISEVAESGPGLAFIVYPRAVAMMPMPQVWSVCFFLMIILLGLDSQFVGIECVMTSLVDHFPYYLNQGYRRELLLLVICCISCLFGLLLVTEGGIYLLQLLDHHVCSGTTLLLLSFCQSISIGWVYGTDRFYDNITEMIGYRPFPFMKYCWRYITPLVCFGTFVFSIIKYTPLKFSNSYVYPLWANVLGWFFATVSLSLIPLFVLFKLFQGQGTLRQRFLSLCKPVTTLDQICPPSAPESETSVLFTELKPMHGAKKGS is encoded by the exons ATGGCAACAAGCGGAATGAAAGGTAGCGCCATTGTTTGCGTGCCAAACGGATACGCTCAGAAGGTCAAAGAAGTGAATGGACGGGGCCACTGGGGGACCAAGACGGAGTTCATCCTCACCGTAATGGGAGCCATTATCGGGCCTGGAAATATCTGGAGGTTCCCATACCTGTGTTACAAGAACGGTGGAG GTGTGTTTTTTATCCCATACATCTTGTTCATATTTACCTGCGGTATACCGCTGTTCTTCCTTGAAACTGCGTTAGGGCAGTACACCAGCCAGGGCGGAATCACATGCTGGCGACAGATTTGTCCGCTTTTTCAAG GCATTGGCTATGCCAGTCACCTGATCATCGCATTCAGCGCAACATCTTATATCATGATCCTCACTTGGGCTTTCTTTTACCTGTTCTCGTCCTTCAGTTCAGATTTGCCGTGGGCTTCATGTGGGAATTACTGGAACTCAG ACTCGTGCTTTGACAACCGTCTGAATCTGAGCATGAAATCCAAATTGAACAGTACTCTCCCAGTCGTGGAGTTCTGGCA ACAGCGAGTCTTGAAGATCTCTGGTGGCATCGAAGAGATGGGCGGGGTGAGGTGGGAACTGGCACTGTGCCTACTCCTGAGTTGGATCATCTGCTACTTCTGTGTCTGGAAAGGAATCAAATCAACGGGAAAG GCAGCATACTTTACAGCCACCTTCCCCTATGTTATGCTGTTTATTTTGCTGATACGGGGTGTTACATTGCCAGGAGCTCTGGATGGGATAATTTATTATCTCTACCCTGATGTCTCTCGCCTCTCAGATCCCCAG GTGTGGATGGATGCTGGCACTCAGATCTTCTTCTCCTATGCTATTGGTCTTGGTTTCCTTACTTCTCTTGGGAGTTACAACACCTACAACAATAACTGTTACAA ggATTGTTTCTACTTGTGTCTGCTGAACAGTGGCACCAGCATTGTGGCCGGCTTTgccattttctctgttttgggCTTCATGACATATGAACAAGGCGTGGATATTTCTGAAGTGGCAGAATCAG GCCCAGGGTTGGCATTTATTGTCTACCCACGTGCTGTGGCCATGATGCCTATGCCTCAGGTGTGGTCAGTGTGTTTCTTCCTCATGATAATTCTGCTTGGACTTGATAGCCAG TTTGTTGGTATAGAGTGCGTGATGACATCACTGGTTGATCATTTCCCCTATTACCTGAATCAAGGCTACAGGCGGgagctgcttctccttgttatCTGCTGTATCTCCTGCTTGTTTGGACTCTTACTGGTCACTGAG GGTGGAATTTACCTGCTCCAGCTGTTGGACCACCATGTCTGCAGTGGCACCACCCTGCTACTGCTCTCTTTCTGCCAGTCTATCAGCATCGGCTGGGTTTACG GCACTGACCGTTTTTACGACAACATCACAGAGATGATTGGCTATCGGCCATTTCCATTCATGAAGTACTGCTGGCGGTACATCACTCCTCTTGTTTGCTTC GGAACCTTCGTCTTCTCGATTATCAAATATACTCCACTGAAGTTCAGCAACTCCTACGTTTATCCACTGTGGGCGAATGTCTTGGGATGGTTTTTTGCCACGGTCTCTCTATCACTCATCCCACTGTTTGTGCTTTTCAAACTATTCCAAGGACAAGGCACCCTCCGACAG CGTTTCTTATCACTCTGCAAGCCTGTCACCACCTTGGATCAAATATGCCCACCTTCAGCACCAGAAAGCGAGACCAGCGTTCTGTTCACAGAGCTCAAACCTATGCACGGAGCCAAGAAAGGGTCGTAa